The sequence below is a genomic window from Chelmon rostratus isolate fCheRos1 chromosome 24, fCheRos1.pri, whole genome shotgun sequence.
aaaaacactcacagtaGCGTTTAGGCCAAGTCTAATAGTCGTGAGAGTGGCTGGGCCTTCTCATCTTATTAAACTAGTTAGCAACATGCTAACTGTGTCTACTAGCAAACACAGcgaatggaaaatggaaattaaatatttaaatgctTCGTCGGGCTAAAACTACCTTTGCACGCTGTTAATTGGTTCATATATCAATACGTTTAACGAATTCTGACATGTTTGGCGTAACTTAATCAATATTTAGCATAGGTTTGTAATAGcatcctctgtttctgtgttgtcaTTCTTTTTTTAAGCAGGTTTGCGTTTTGTTTGGTGATAGGATGTGTAAGTAAGGACATGTGTAAATAATAACAATTGTTAAAGGGCGTATTATAGAAAAGTGAGATTTAGATTCCGTGCATGTTTTTGTAAACCTCAACTAAGCTACAGGACTGGTTGGGCGTGATAGaaacttctgtttgtgtttgtaggaCTGGGATTGTTTAGTTAAGCCGTTCATGCAAAGCAATATTAGATATGGATGTTGAAGCAGAAACCCTGCATTTGTTGAAATTTATTTTTGAATGCATTGATATTTTGGAGGAAAACTCAACCACCATCGATCCACCGTCAGCTGTAGTCCTGGAGCTTCACTCCACAGACAAAATTTAAAATGAGAATGATGCATCTGCTGACAAAATTGATTGACAAGACCAAAACATTAACTATTGAAATGCAATTATTAGGCTTGTTTTTGGTGGTTAATCTGCATTTAGTTGACGGTGTTGAAATTTCTCAGAATGTGAACAGTGATTCAACCTGTCCTTCTTCTCTTTCGTGTCCTTACATCAATCTCTTCCAATCTGATGTTCAGCACCATGTTGCCGACCACCTTGCCACAAAGCAATGGTGCCCCCGGTTCAAGGGATGCCGCACGTCACACGGCAGGCGCCAAACGCTACAAGTACCTGCGACGGCTACTACATTTCAGACAGATGGACTTTGAATTTGCCCTGTGGCAGATGCTTTACTTGTTTACGTCACCACAGAGAGTGTACCGCAACTTCCACTACAGAAAACAGACCAAGGACCAGTGGGCCAGGGACGATCCAGCTTTCCTGGTCTTGCTCAGCATCTGGCTTTGTGGTAAGTCTGTACTCATGTGGTCAAGTCTTGATGACAGCGTCTGTCTAGTCTTTTGCACTCTTACTCCTCGCCTACTTTACCTGTTTGATTTAATATAACTGAACACTCCCTCAATCCTCTGCAGTGTCAACAATAGGTTTTGGTCTGGTGCTGGACATGGGAGTCCTGGAGACTCTGAAACTGCTGCTTTGGGTGGTCTTTGTTGACTGTATAGGAGTCGGTCTACTCATATCAACCCTAATGTGGTGAGTAGGAAGTTAGCCTAGTTTATTATATAAGATGGAACTAATGACAGAGATTTCCTCCAGTTATGGTATTGAGGTAAATCAATTATATCTGTGTATTTTGGACTGGAGTTGACTTGAATTATCTGTACAGCTCATGTAAAACTGAACTTGGAGATAGACTATTGTCTCTTCCAGGATTGTCAGCAACAAGTACCTTCTGAAACATCCCAGCAGAAACTTTGATGTGGAGTGGGGCTATGCATTCGATGTTCACCTCAATGCTTTCTACCCCCTTCTTGTCATCCTGcatttcctgcagctcttcttcatCAACCGTGAGTCAGCCACAACTCTGTATGAGTTGTATCAGTGTGTCTGAAATGACATTGTCCAATTCAAGGCATTAAATTGGCTTGAGTAGagttaaatgtgcattttgtctTAAATGCAGATTTGATTTGGGCCACTGTTCTACTTCATTTACTGTAGTTTTAAATTCCATTAAATCagtaatttgttttatttgtagttattGTTTTAAAGCACAAGTAAAGTGTTTCACTTTGGATCGAGTTTTAACATTTGGTCTCATGTGGATGTTTCAACCTTCTTTCGTATCATTGTATaattaaatgtttcatttcatgacCAAAATTGCATGACTTATCAAAATACTAAGATAAAAACTAAATCTAAACACCAGGCATAGAAATTAGCCCTGTTTGGATTATTTTCCTCCTGTATCACCACATTCACACTTTTCTTTATGCATTTCAGATATTGTGGTGATAAACTCAGACTGGTTCCTGGGATACTTTGTCGGGAACACTTTGTGGCTGATTGCCATCAGTTACTATCTCTACATCACGTTCTTAGGGTACAACGGTAAGTCAAAATACTATCTACCACAAGTAACTGACAAGTATTTCGATCATCAGCTTCTCtgttgtgaggatttgctgtttttgtcttatgTGATGGTGAATTTATCATTTTGTCAATTTGACATTGCAGGCTGTTGGAAATGTTCTGACATTTTAGCAACCAAACAAGTTATCGATTTAGAAAGAAATCTGCGTGgttattaataatgataataactgTTGTTTGGTGTCCTATTCTCATATTTCAGTAGAAATCCAGGAAAATTAAAGTTTCAGAATCTTTGGTAAccctgaaaacaatgaaaaccagAGAAGATCTGTGTGTGCCAGTGATTTAtcataaatgaaattaaagtgaTGTGATGTACAGTGTTTCCTGCTCAAACTGGAGGTTGGAGTATGACACAAAACAGAGGGGGATCATTCATGTAGATGTGGTTGAGCGTGTGCTGATGTGTTCATCTTGCGTCATCCACACAGCTCTACCCTTCCTGAAGAACACCGTGGTGCTGCTCTACCCCTTCGCTCTGCTCGGTCTCATCTacgtcctctctgtctctctgggcTGGAACTTCACCAAGGGTCTGTGCTGGTTTTACAAGTACAGAGTCCAGTAAAACCAGTTGGCCTCTGACGTCGGACACTAGTTGGCTTCAAGCCGACTCAGAATCTGTTTCCACCTCCTCTGTCAGTCAACATCTGATTGAGGAGGACCTCTGGTTGACTCAGTCATCTGAAACACCGGGTTGATTGACGCTGAGCTGGTTAACTGTTGCTCGACTCTGATTGActctgctgattttctgtttggCTCTTATGTTGAGCTCCAACGTCAGTGAACAGTGATGTGTTTGGACTAGTTGTAGAAACCGGGGGACAGATGAGATgcagcttttattgtttttttgtatgatTTGTAAATAGTATTGTGGCAGGTTGTAATATATATACCCAGATGATTGtctcagaagaagaaaaatttgctttgtttctttgagttttctttaaaaaaaaatcctgcttattgaagagaaaaaaggaaagtagAGGAACATGGGATGCaaacttttttccccttcttttttctaaaaatgtacaTTCCAGAGTACTTTCAATAAAAGGTTTTATGAACTGAAGCTGCCTCTGTTTTGTACCCTGGAGGAATAAATCAGATCCTTCTTTGTGCCCCTTCTGGGAAATATTTTAACAGtgtgcaggtgttgttgcaaatCTGTAGTAACACGCCATTGTCTCACAGTGGCGCTGTTGCAGTAATCTTTTTGGTAAACGGATGCACAGATGCAAAGTGAAACATCTGTAGCGGAACAAAACTAAGAGGTGATGCATTACGCATTTTATTACCATTAGCATTTTATATGATAAGAATTTTTTATTGTATTGAATTGAAAACATGCCTCAAATGAGAAATATTTCACAAGGTCCATGGAATGCGTCGGACTGTCGGGAAACAGCCTGGGGCGAAAGTGCGCCTTCTTCGTGTTGGGCTAAAACGGAGCGGCTTTGACTtgctgccccctacaggctgtATGTGATAGATAAGCAAAAAGTATTGGAAATTGTGCAAATaggtcaaaataaaaataatttaaaaattaaaaacgaatctaagaaaaaatagaaaaaatgttttgctcagCAATAATAGAACTCTGGcaaagaggataaaaaaaataccTTCTAGTGCAAGAAGAGTGGATTCTAGATgtttacaatcacagaggaggtagatgtggttgataaagtgacactgattccaggtATTGGTAGATACAGAGGTTATTGGacataataactatacagtAGACTTAGAAGTCTACACAGAATCAAGAGCTTTTGTGTTACAAAGCATTCGATATGCAGATGTCATACAGTAATGATGATTCAAGTTCATTTATTGGCTAAGATCTAACTATTGCACTGGGGATGAACAATGGATTTCTGAATTTCTCTGCCCATAACTCAAATTCTaatgtattcatattttctcctctttgatCTGATCCACCCAATTTTAAAGAGCACATTGTGTCATatctcgtcagatctgttaagtgtttctGTTCACGAGcatcatgtcttgtcttacacttccagttttattgtgaaacctaactctcttctcatttcaggccccttgacttcctggtgtgtttcccgcctgtctgattgtctaccccgccctaattgtctccacctgttcattgttctctggtgtatatatagtccgcgtctccctttgtcctgtgccagattgtctcttGCCATGTCCTTGTACCCAGCCGTGATTTCGCTAGcttccttgatccttgtcttccCGTTGTTCATAGTGTTTTGTCGTAAGTAAGTTCTAGTTGATTATTAGTATTTTTCTAGCTTTGATCTggtttttgttgttactttgttCCAGCCGATTGAACCCTTTTTGAGTTTAGTTGATTCTGCCAAATTATCCTTAGCgacttttgtttgaacttttctgccatacTGTTTATGAGCTGTTGTTATATCCTGAGCcccttttgttaaataaataattcttttattttgaaacctcgctgtggtgtctgagtctgTATTTTTAGTCCAgaaaacctcgtgcctccgggcttgtcacaTTGTGTCCAAATTGTGATTGCCCACCAAAACACTGACAGTCTCTGATCCATCGCAATGGCGTTATGTGTCTACTATATGTAATCCAGCAGACCTTGCCTCTAGGGGTTTAAGGACAAAGCTGTTCCTGGAAAATGAGGTGTGGGTATCTGGTCCCTCATTTCTTGTACAGCCAGAGGAAATGTGGCCTGTCAATCCAGAGCGATTGAAAGAGCTTCCATCCGAAGACCCAGAAGTTAAGGCATTGGGTGACATTGTTTCCATGGaacaagaggaggatgatgcTGTGATATATTTGATAAATTGCAGCTCATCATGGACTCGTCTCACAAGAGTGATGGCCTGGATTCTGAGGCTCAAAACTTTACTTCTGAACGTCAGGAAGAAATTGAAAATTGTCGCACATCTGTCTCAATCTTCGCCTGATTTAGCGCAAGTGGATGCTCTCAACAAGGAGGTAAATGACGACAAATCCGGTCATGGTTGTCTTTCAGTGTAAGAGATCAGAGATGAACTGGAAATAATCAAGTTTTGTCAAGGAAGATGGTTCCCAGATGAATTAGCATGTCTGCgaaagagtgagtgtgtgaaaggaaATAGTCCTACAAGCTCAGTCCCATATTGGAGGATGGGATATTGAGAGTTGGAGGACGACTTAGCAAAGCTGCCATGCCTGAGGAGTCTAAACACCCAGCTATAATCGCCGGTGGCAGGAACCATGTGCTGTCAAGGCTGCGGCAGCGCTATTGGATTCCTTCGGCTAGTGTTGCCATAAGGAAAGTCCTGGCTAAGTGTGTCATTTGTCGCCGGCTACATGGAGCTGTGGGACAACAGCAAATGGCAGATTTGCCTGTTGACAGAGTTTCAGCCGATATACCTCCCTTCAGTTATGCTGGAGTTGATTACTTTGGACCTTTTGACATCAAGCGTGGGAGGAGTCTGGTGAAAAGATATGGAGTCATCTTCACATGTTTGGCAGTAAGAGCAGTGCACATTGAAGTTGCTTCATCTCTGGACACAGATTCATTCATCAATGCCTTACGACGCTTTATTGCCAGAAGAGGGCAGGTCAAAGAGCTACGTTCCGACAATGGCACTAATTTCGTTGGTGCAGAGCGTGAATTGAAACGAGCCATTGAGGGATGGAACCTGGAGCAAATCAATGATACACTTCTCTCAGAAGGAATCAAGTGGACTTTTAACCCTCCTACTGGATCGCATCATGGCAGAGCCTGGGAGAGGTTAATTCGCTCCATCAGGAAGATTCTCAATTCCACGCTGAGAATTCAAAATCTGGATGAGGAGGGACTACACACAGTACTCTGTGAGGTGGAATCAATTCTGAACAGCAGACCGCTTACCAAAGAATCCACAGATCCAAACGACGTGGAAGCGTTAACACCCAaccaccttcttcttctcaaATCTAAGCCCAGTCTTCCACCCGGTTTCTTTCACAAGGATGACAGTTAATGCACGCCGGAGATGGAAACAGGTACAATACATTTCTGACCTGTTTTGGAAAAGGTGGGCTAAGGAATATTTGCCACAGCTACAGGAGCGACAGAAATGGGCAACGGTCAAGCGTAACTTCATCCCACcttagtttgtttttgcttgtttgacttgacttgagtgGTTATTCACTCTGAAGAAAGGACAAGTGCTAGTAACCTTTGTCCTGACATGACTTTTCTTGACTTAAAGGAGGAATGAATCAAAGAACTCGCATAATTGATGATGGACAATTTGGATTAAGAAGAAAATCGTCTTGTGTTGAAAAGAGCAAATATTGCAGGAAAGAGGGAattgcattttactgtttattattttgtatattatatGGATTTTGATATGGTTAATATTCTGTAATTATTACTCATTGCTATGTATTGACGGTAATAATTAGGGACCGGAATGTAGATGCCTGCTCTTTGTGGCCGCTATAGCTGCgataatttattgttattattgtattgtcacaTCGGAGTAGGCGGGTCACGCGGTGGCGGTATGTCAGCATCAGAGGTGGTATAGTCAGCTGTTCACCTGGTATTGGGGTTTTTGAACTGGGAGGGGATGAACGGGAACTGCCACTTTTTGCTGACCGCTTGATTTTGCCATTGATGGAATTCCTGCTTTCTGATGTAAGTGCTGTTTTAATCACCAATAAATGCACGAAGCAGTATACTTTTGGAGCAGGTTATTCATTGAACACAAACTTCAGCCAGCGCGTCGGGCAtggcatgtttttttccctAATTCAGCCTCTCTGCGGCTACGTGGATCAGGATAGTCGCCTGTAAATAGTCTCGCTACCTCTTCCATCACTGACAATAGAAGCAGTAGCAGTAGTGAGTGTAGGAGTAGGAGCAGTCGGAGTAGGAGTAGGAGTAGCAGCAGCCTGCACCttctgaggagactgaggtccttctGAGTGTGCAGGCcgctgctcaggactttttctgactctgtggca
It includes:
- the unc50 gene encoding protein unc-50 homolog: MLPTTLPQSNGAPGSRDAARHTAGAKRYKYLRRLLHFRQMDFEFALWQMLYLFTSPQRVYRNFHYRKQTKDQWARDDPAFLVLLSIWLCVSTIGFGLVLDMGVLETLKLLLWVVFVDCIGVGLLISTLMWIVSNKYLLKHPSRNFDVEWGYAFDVHLNAFYPLLVILHFLQLFFINHIVVINSDWFLGYFVGNTLWLIAISYYLYITFLGYNALPFLKNTVVLLYPFALLGLIYVLSVSLGWNFTKGLCWFYKYRVQ